Proteins from a single region of Colias croceus chromosome Z, ilColCroc2.1:
- the LOC123705396 gene encoding alpha-tocopherol transfer protein-like, which produces MSRSQTKRHLTPADEYKCTLSEEIQAIAEEELRETENSRSQALEALRNWIEQHPKFMAVRMDSNFLLRFLRTKKFSVPMVQEAIERYILLRQSWGIAFNQLDYKLPVMMEIINLGYIFVSPFKDKRGRRVVIYRPGVFDPYKYTNQDMCRVMATCYETLMEDEECQVRGIVHYADGAGVSFPHLTLFTPKEAVRIVKNGEKTIPLRHKEIYGVNVHPTIKFALDFGMALISEKIRKRVKLYTAVEDVEIDKQLLPLEYGGTMPMKEMIELWKEELASKRDILLLNDKMAVRLEMYSEAAREGAISALRAGANTCAGADTVGDAMRGLTGNFRKLEVD; this is translated from the exons ATGTCGCGCAGTCAGACAAAGCGTCACCTGACTCCCGCCGACGAGTACAAATGTACTCTCTCGGAGGAGATCCAGGCGATCGCTGAAGAGGAGCTGCGGGAAACTGAGAATTCCAGGTCTCAAGCCCTGGAAGCTCTGCGGAACTGGATCGAGCAACATCCCAAATTCATGGCTGTACGAATGG ATTCAAACTTCCTGTTACGGTTCCTCCGTACGAAGAAATTCAGTGTACCGATGGTCCAAGAGGCCATTGAACGCTACATACTGCTCAGACAATCCTGGGGAATTGCCTTCAACCAGCTGGACTACAAGCTACCAGTTATGATGGAAATTATTAACCTTGG GTACATCTTCGTGAGCCCCTTCAAAGACAAGCGTGGTCGTCGAGTCGTCATTTATCGTCCTg GTGTATTCGATCCCTACAAATATACGAATCAAGATATGTGCAGAGTCATGGCAACTTGCTATGAAACTCTCATGGAGGACGAGGAGTGCCAAGTGCGAGGTATTGTCCACTATGCTGATGGAGCTGGGGTCAGCTTCCCTCACCTCACCCTGTTCACACCAAAAGAGGCTGTTCGGATTGTGAAGAACGGCGAG AAAACAATACCGTTGCGACACAAAGAAATATACGGCGTAAATGTGCATCCTACAATTAAATTTGCCCTGGATTTCGGAATGGCTCTTATCTCGGAAAAAATAAGGAAGCGTGTAAAATTATACACCGCTGTTGAAGATGTTGAGATCGACAAGCAACTATTGCCTTTGGAATACGGCGGTACCATGCCCATGAAAGAAATGATTG AACTATGGAAAGAAGAACTAGCCAGCAAACGGGACATCCTCCTGCTAAACGACAAGATGGCGGTGCGATTAGAAATGTACAGCGAAGCGGCGCGAGAGGGCGCCATCTCCGCATTACGCGCCGGCGCGAACACGTGTGCGGGCGCAGACACAGTCGGTGACGCAATGAGAGGACTCACGGGCAATTTCAGAAAGCTCGAAGTCGATTAA